In one window of Flavobacterium ginsengisoli DNA:
- a CDS encoding DUF4270 domain-containing protein, whose translation MAVFLYSCDKDFNAIGEGLVGDDHFGLEAVKYDVLAYNQEVTPIQSSNIAPNNALGIFDNPLFGTTTANFVTQLGLATYSPTIGESPVIDSVRIQIPYYSHITATDANGNNTYELDSIYGDKNGKIKLSIYESGIQMRTSYFSGGSQLPQYYYTDQNTEFNSKKIGALLNDSANRLENEEFFFSAKEYKDSITTDGNKTLLRVKPEMRLHLKKQFFQDKILKAVASKLSTEDLFQEYFRGLYFNVEKSGSSPSNMALMNFSEGKITIYYKAKTASTEDTDSTMEDKTIVLNLKGINATTSSTANFLQDTRSSEYQNAITSANKTDGDDKLYLKGGEGSLAVVKLFNPTDVMGYDDNGQVVNKPNNVPDELDEIRHNVTTKNWKVNEANLVFYIDADKMKGTEEPNRVYLYDLTNNAVLVDYSTDALSTYGGLITLDSDKRGKSYKIRITGHIRNLIKDATAKNVDLGLVVSQSSAVLAFNALKNKNELISVAPRTSVMSPLGTVLFGGKKGGAPDSDQEKKRLRLEVYYTKPN comes from the coding sequence ATGGCTGTTTTTTTATATTCTTGTGACAAAGATTTTAATGCGATTGGTGAGGGTTTAGTTGGTGATGATCATTTTGGACTTGAAGCTGTAAAATACGACGTTTTAGCATATAATCAAGAAGTGACTCCTATTCAGTCAAGTAATATAGCTCCAAACAATGCTTTGGGTATTTTTGATAATCCGCTCTTTGGAACTACAACTGCAAATTTTGTTACTCAGCTAGGGCTTGCTACTTATTCTCCAACAATTGGAGAATCTCCTGTAATTGATAGTGTTAGAATACAGATTCCGTATTACAGTCATATTACAGCTACTGATGCTAACGGGAATAATACTTATGAGCTTGATTCTATTTACGGAGATAAAAACGGGAAAATAAAGTTAAGTATTTACGAGTCTGGAATCCAGATGAGAACCAGTTACTTTAGTGGAGGTAGCCAGTTGCCACAATATTATTACACAGATCAAAATACTGAATTTAATAGTAAAAAAATTGGAGCATTATTAAATGATAGTGCTAATAGACTTGAAAACGAGGAATTCTTTTTCAGTGCGAAAGAGTACAAGGATAGTATTACAACTGATGGTAACAAAACGCTTTTAAGGGTAAAGCCTGAAATGCGTTTGCATTTAAAAAAGCAATTTTTTCAAGATAAAATCTTGAAAGCGGTTGCATCAAAACTTTCTACAGAAGATCTTTTTCAGGAATATTTTAGAGGTTTATATTTTAATGTTGAAAAATCTGGGTCTAGTCCAAGCAATATGGCATTGATGAATTTTAGTGAAGGTAAAATTACGATTTACTACAAAGCTAAAACAGCGTCAACTGAAGACACTGATAGTACCATGGAAGACAAAACAATTGTCTTGAATTTGAAAGGAATTAATGCAACGACATCTAGTACAGCTAACTTTCTTCAAGATACTCGAAGTTCGGAATATCAGAACGCTATTACAAGTGCAAATAAAACAGATGGAGACGATAAGCTCTATTTAAAAGGAGGAGAAGGATCTTTGGCAGTTGTAAAACTTTTTAATCCGACCGATGTAATGGGTTATGATGATAACGGGCAGGTTGTAAATAAGCCAAATAATGTTCCAGATGAATTAGATGAAATTAGGCATAATGTTACTACTAAAAACTGGAAAGTTAACGAAGCTAATTTGGTTTTCTACATCGATGCTGATAAAATGAAAGGCACAGAAGAACCAAATAGGGTTTATTTATACGATTTGACAAATAATGCCGTTTTAGTAGATTACTCTACAGATGCTTTATCTACCTATGGAGGATTAATTACTCTTGATTCTGATAAAAGAGGAAAAAGTTATAAAATTAGAATCACAGGACATATTCGTAATCTGATAAAAGATGCAACGGCAAAAAATGTTGATTTAGGTCTGGTTGTTTCTCAAAGTTCAGCAGTACTTGCGTTTAATGCATTGAAGAATAAAAATGAGCTTATATCTGTAGCACCAAGAACATCAGTTATGAGTCCTTTAGGCACAGTCTTATTTGGAGGGAAAAAGGGAGGAGCTCCTGACTCAGATCAGGAAAAGAAAAGATTGAGGCTTGAAGTCTACTACACGAAACCAAATTAA
- a CDS encoding glycogen/starch synthase, producing the protein MKDKRILYVSSEVVPYLAENEVSLMSYDVPKMINDQGGQIRIFMPRYGNINERRHQLHEVIRLSGMNLVVNDLDMPLIIKVASIPKERIQVYFIDNDEYFKRKATFTDEEGALYPDNDERAIFFAKGVVETVKKLNWVPDIIHVHGWLAAMLPIYMKHYYKHEALFSETKIITSVYGQSFDENLDLEMINKVKFDGVPHEAVSDLEVPNYENVLKASILHSDGVIIASENVSPSLTKFIESSGKPFLPFATKDAFADAYTNFYRTFGL; encoded by the coding sequence ATGAAAGATAAGAGGATATTATATGTATCATCTGAAGTCGTGCCTTACTTGGCTGAAAATGAGGTTTCTTTAATGTCTTATGACGTTCCGAAAATGATTAATGACCAAGGCGGCCAGATAAGAATTTTCATGCCAAGATATGGGAATATAAATGAGAGAAGACATCAATTGCATGAAGTGATAAGACTTTCAGGGATGAATTTGGTAGTGAATGACTTAGATATGCCATTGATTATTAAAGTAGCATCGATTCCAAAAGAAAGAATTCAGGTTTATTTTATCGATAATGATGAATATTTCAAACGTAAAGCAACTTTTACAGATGAAGAAGGTGCTTTATACCCTGATAATGATGAAAGAGCAATTTTCTTTGCCAAAGGTGTCGTTGAGACCGTAAAAAAATTAAACTGGGTTCCAGATATTATACATGTTCATGGCTGGCTTGCGGCAATGCTTCCTATATATATGAAGCATTATTATAAACATGAAGCATTGTTTTCTGAAACGAAAATTATTACTTCTGTTTACGGGCAATCGTTTGATGAGAACTTAGACTTAGAAATGATAAATAAAGTTAAATTTGATGGTGTTCCTCATGAAGCAGTATCAGATTTAGAAGTGCCAAATTATGAGAACGTTTTAAAAGCTAGTATTTTACATTCTGATGGCGTAATCATTGCGTCAGAAAATGTTTCCCCAAGTTTAACAAAATTTATAGAATCTTCAGGAAAACCTTTTTTACCTTTCGCCACGAAAGATGCATTTGCTGACGCTTATACAAATTTCTACAGAACATTTGGACTTTAA
- a CDS encoding G-D-S-L family lipolytic protein: MIKNFKWLLLVSLTFVACNSDDNTSEVIDSTDGLPLTSGSADFAKYVALGDSFAAGFSDNALFIKGQQGAYTNIIAQQFALITNATFSTPLTNDNIGGLLLGGNVISGPRLYFNGKAPVPVEGVPSTEVSTHLSGTFNNLGVPGARSYHLVASGYGNVAGVATGKANPYFARFASSPTTTVLADAIAQSPTFFSLWIGGNDVLGYATSGGTGKDQTGNMDPSTYSGSDITDPTVFKMVYTSIIDGLTAKGAKGVIANLPNITSLPYFTTVPYNPVGLTAEKATQLNAGYATYNGGLQQLKSLGLLSADEVAKRTIKFVVGNNPVVIEDSYLTNLSAYRLPSYRQATKDDLVVLTAMNFIGTLVGEDQTKVNGVSVPLEDKWVLTKDEIDEVAKATKSYNETIVEVATAKNLAILDTETLMKQIAGAGITANGFTMKSTFVTGGTFSLDGVHPSPRGYALIANKFIEAINAKYGSNLNGVNIGNYPVMFPKVL, encoded by the coding sequence ATGATAAAAAATTTCAAGTGGCTTTTATTGGTTTCATTGACCTTTGTAGCCTGTAATAGTGATGATAATACCTCGGAAGTAATTGATTCAACAGATGGCTTGCCTTTAACTTCCGGTTCGGCTGATTTTGCTAAATATGTTGCTTTGGGAGATTCCTTTGCGGCTGGTTTTAGTGACAATGCTTTATTTATTAAAGGACAGCAAGGAGCATATACTAATATTATTGCTCAGCAATTTGCTTTAATAACTAATGCAACTTTTAGTACTCCACTAACTAATGATAATATAGGGGGATTATTATTAGGCGGTAATGTTATTAGTGGACCGCGCTTGTATTTTAATGGAAAGGCTCCTGTTCCTGTAGAAGGAGTTCCGTCAACAGAAGTTAGTACACATCTTTCAGGTACTTTTAATAATTTGGGAGTTCCTGGTGCAAGAAGTTATCACTTAGTTGCTTCGGGTTATGGTAACGTGGCTGGAGTAGCAACGGGGAAAGCTAATCCGTATTTTGCAAGATTTGCAAGTTCTCCAACAACAACAGTTTTAGCCGATGCAATTGCACAATCACCCACTTTTTTCTCTTTATGGATTGGAGGAAATGATGTCTTAGGATATGCTACATCAGGAGGTACAGGTAAGGATCAAACAGGTAATATGGATCCGTCGACTTATTCGGGAAGCGATATTACAGATCCAACCGTATTTAAAATGGTTTATACTAGTATAATTGATGGATTAACGGCTAAAGGGGCAAAGGGCGTAATAGCAAACTTGCCTAACATTACATCATTGCCTTATTTTACAACTGTTCCGTATAATCCTGTAGGATTAACAGCAGAGAAAGCGACTCAATTAAATGCTGGATATGCAACTTATAATGGAGGCTTGCAACAATTAAAGTCTTTAGGGCTATTGAGCGCTGATGAAGTTGCAAAAAGAACGATAAAATTTGTAGTTGGAAACAATCCCGTTGTAATTGAAGATAGTTATTTAACGAATCTTTCCGCTTATAGGCTTCCTTCATATAGACAAGCTACAAAAGATGATTTAGTGGTTTTAACTGCTATGAACTTTATAGGTACGCTTGTAGGTGAAGATCAGACAAAGGTTAATGGGGTTTCTGTGCCTTTAGAAGACAAATGGGTGTTAACTAAAGATGAAATTGATGAAGTGGCTAAAGCAACGAAGTCTTATAATGAAACTATTGTGGAAGTGGCTACGGCTAAAAATTTAGCTATTTTAGATACGGAAACTCTAATGAAGCAAATTGCAGGTGCTGGAATTACGGCTAATGGCTTTACAATGAAGTCTACATTTGTTACGGGAGGTACGTTTTCTTTAGACGGAGTTCATCCGTCACCAAGAGGGTATGCTCTGATTGCTAATAAATTCATCGAAGCTATCAATGCTAAGTATGGATCAAACTTAAATGGAGTAAATATTGGTAACTATCCGGTTATGTTTCCTAAAGTTTTATAA